From a region of the Streptomyces sp. NBC_00193 genome:
- a CDS encoding kelch motif-containing protein, translating into MPYRPSKQFKKTALGAGAVALLLALNAPAALSFAGDRYHAYKIGRTGYRVQYGSWGLIGLPEEYRINAMHAALLRTGKVLLIAGSGNDQRNFDKGTFSTVLWDPKDDSFKKIPTPEDFFCSGHSQLPDGQLLVAGGTARYEVLGGKVTRAGGGMRVKNESPDKAVRLPKGTVFRSPSGVEYVSKFAVTVPKATRRFEIVYGRGGQMMPWKTKVVAAEARVFVEAVREGAAGLTTQAAQYTVAGLTGKDAANVYGLAERLSAGKQDFQGIKSAYEFDPLAEKYVPVDPMKDARWYPTLVGLQDGRVLAVSGLNDVGDVVPGDNEYYDPKTKKWSKGPFRYFPTYPALFLTQGGKLLYTGSNAGYGPKGKGREPGVWDLATNEYRKVGGLADPDQLETSSSVLLPPAQDQKVMVLGGGGVGESRLSTDRTAVVDLKAEVPVFRSTARLPQGVRYLSSVLLPDDSVFTTGGSADYRGRGASDIRKAQFYYPRTDTFVAAAAPKVGRNYHSEALLLPDGRVATFGSDPLFADKDNTRLGRFEHRLEVYSPPYLHRDPALRPVLGEGPEEVGLGGRAAFRAPKAERIQRARLMRPSAVTHTTDVEQRSIELGLEKTADTVTVAVPADPTLVPPGWYMLFVTDADGTPSVAKWIRVRPAPDPEPPVSPPSPASRDGWLS; encoded by the coding sequence ATGCCGTACCGGCCTTCGAAGCAGTTCAAGAAGACGGCCCTGGGCGCCGGAGCCGTCGCCCTTCTGCTCGCGCTCAACGCGCCCGCCGCGCTCTCCTTCGCCGGGGACCGCTACCACGCGTACAAGATCGGGCGGACCGGCTACCGCGTCCAGTACGGCTCCTGGGGGCTGATCGGGCTGCCCGAGGAGTACCGGATCAACGCCATGCACGCGGCGCTGCTGCGCACCGGCAAGGTGCTGCTGATCGCCGGTTCCGGCAACGACCAGCGCAACTTCGACAAGGGCACCTTCTCCACCGTGCTGTGGGACCCGAAGGACGACAGCTTCAAGAAGATCCCGACCCCCGAGGACTTCTTCTGCTCGGGCCACAGTCAGCTCCCCGACGGACAGCTCCTGGTGGCCGGCGGGACCGCGCGCTACGAGGTGCTCGGCGGAAAGGTCACCCGGGCCGGCGGCGGCATGCGGGTCAAGAACGAGAGCCCCGACAAGGCCGTCAGACTGCCGAAGGGCACCGTCTTCCGGTCCCCCTCCGGAGTCGAGTACGTGTCGAAGTTCGCCGTCACCGTCCCCAAGGCCACCCGGCGGTTCGAGATCGTCTACGGGCGCGGCGGGCAGATGATGCCGTGGAAGACCAAGGTGGTCGCCGCGGAGGCCCGCGTCTTCGTGGAAGCGGTCCGGGAGGGCGCCGCGGGGCTGACGACCCAGGCCGCCCAGTACACCGTGGCCGGGCTCACCGGCAAGGACGCCGCCAACGTCTACGGGCTCGCGGAGCGGCTCAGCGCCGGCAAGCAGGACTTCCAGGGCATCAAGTCCGCCTACGAGTTCGACCCCCTGGCGGAGAAGTACGTACCGGTCGACCCGATGAAGGACGCCCGCTGGTACCCGACCCTGGTGGGCCTCCAGGACGGGCGGGTCCTCGCGGTGTCCGGGCTCAACGACGTGGGCGACGTCGTCCCCGGCGACAACGAGTACTACGACCCGAAGACCAAGAAGTGGTCCAAGGGGCCCTTCCGCTACTTCCCGACCTACCCCGCCCTCTTCCTCACCCAGGGCGGCAAACTGCTCTACACCGGCTCCAACGCGGGCTACGGGCCCAAGGGCAAGGGCCGCGAGCCGGGCGTGTGGGACCTGGCGACGAACGAGTACCGCAAGGTCGGCGGACTCGCCGACCCCGACCAGCTGGAGACCTCCTCGTCCGTCCTGCTCCCCCCGGCCCAGGACCAGAAGGTGATGGTGCTCGGCGGCGGCGGAGTCGGCGAGTCCAGGCTGTCCACGGACCGCACGGCGGTCGTGGACCTCAAGGCGGAGGTGCCCGTCTTCCGGTCGACGGCCCGGCTGCCGCAGGGGGTTCGCTACCTCAGCAGCGTGCTGCTGCCCGACGACTCCGTCTTCACCACGGGCGGCTCCGCCGACTACCGCGGCCGGGGCGCCAGCGATATCCGCAAGGCGCAGTTCTACTACCCGCGCACCGACACCTTCGTCGCCGCCGCGGCCCCCAAGGTCGGGCGCAACTACCACTCCGAGGCGCTGCTGCTGCCCGACGGGCGGGTGGCGACCTTCGGCTCCGACCCGCTCTTCGCGGACAAGGACAACACCAGGCTGGGCAGGTTCGAACACCGGCTGGAGGTGTACAGCCCGCCGTACCTGCACCGGGACCCGGCGCTGCGGCCGGTGCTGGGCGAGGGGCCCGAGGAGGTCGGGCTCGGGGGTCGCGCCGCCTTCCGGGCGCCGAAGGCGGAGCGGATCCAGCGGGCCCGGCTGATGCGGCCGAGCGCGGTGACGCACACCACCGACGTGGAGCAGCGCTCGATCGAGCTCGGGCTGGAGAAGACCGCCGACACGGTGACGGTCGCCGTGCCGGCGGACCCGACGCTGGTGCCGCCCGGCTGGTACATGCTGTTCGTGACGGACGCGGACGGGACCCCGTCGGTGGCGAAGTGGATCCGGGTGCGGCCGGCTCCGGACCCGGAGCCGCCGGTGTCACCGCCGTCACCGGCGTCGCGGGACGGCTGGCTGAGTTAG